In Pristiophorus japonicus isolate sPriJap1 unplaced genomic scaffold, sPriJap1.hap1 HAP1_SCAFFOLD_46, whole genome shotgun sequence, a single genomic region encodes these proteins:
- the LOC139252352 gene encoding probable G-protein coupled receptor 139, with translation MFAIQLAKKICSTFIVVIGVPVNLVAIVILSRGKCGLSTCTTRYLVAMAAADLLVVITGVILRQIRWYYFPLSFLDITPVCNVINLLVRAATDCSVWFTVTFTFDRFVAICWQKLKTKYCTGRNAAVVLATSCILLCSKNIPHYFTIEPEYIIDNVPWYCSFIPAYFTERGWLGFDLFDTVLTPLLPFAVILLFNALTVRHILVASRVRKGLRGESKGGNCSDPELESRRKSVILLFTISGSFVLLWLIIVIDFFYYSITGINPSDYSDSFYQFTEVGFILRNLSCCTNTFIYGMTQSKFREQLKSVVKYPVTSIVQLINKQND, from the exons ATGTTTGCAATTCAACTTGCCAAGAAAATATGCTCCACATTCATTGTcgtcattggtgttcctg tgaatttagtggcgattgtaatcctgtcccggggaaagtgcgggctgtccacctgcaccactcgctacctggtggccatggcagcggcggatctactggtggtcatcACTGGGGTCATACTGCGGCAGATCAGATGGTATTATTTCCCGTTGTCTTTCCTGGATATCACCCCTGTGTGCAATGTTATCAATCTCCTGGTccgtgcagccacagactgttctgtctggttcaccgtcactttcacctttgatcgatttgtggccatttgttggcagaagctgaaaaccaaatattgcaccgggagaaatgcggctgtggttctggccacaagctgcattctgctctgttcAAAAAACATTCCTCACTACTTTACAATTGAACCTGAatatataatcgacaatgttccGTGGTACTGTTCCTTCATCCCAGCCTATTTTACTGAGCGCGGATGGCTGGGATTTGACTTGTTTGATACcgttttaaccccactgctcccattcgctgtaattttgttgttcaacgctctgacagtcagacacattttagtggccagtcgagtccgtaaaggactgaggggtgagagcaagggggggAATTGCAGTGACCCAGAgttggagagcaggaggaagtctgtcattttactcttcaccatatccggcagcttcgtACTGCTGTGGCTGATAATTGTTATAGATTTCTTTTATTATAGCATTACAGGAATAAATCCCAGTGATTACAGTGATTCTTTCTATCAATTTACAGAGGTCGGATTTATACTGCGGAATTTAAGTTGCtgtacaaacacatttatttacgggatgacccagtccaagttcagagagcagttgaagagcgtggtgaaatatccggttacctcaattgtacaattaattaataaacagaacgactga